From the genome of bacterium, one region includes:
- a CDS encoding radical SAM protein, with protein sequence MTGKPLDLVLIAPGARRQIYQSLGSTLSAIEPPVWAGLMATFARKRGYSVELVDSHALDLSPEETAQRAVEMSPRLVAVVAYGHQPSASTQVMPAAGAICAAVKQAAPELKVLLVGGHVAALPERTLRDEAADFVCGGEGPYTLADLLEAVGSAHPDYSKVRGLWYRDGGKIRTTQPAPLVGNLDQEMPGLAWDMLPMDRYRAHNWHCFGDLKRQPYASIYTTLGCPYHCSFCCIQAPFKTGEQALGYKEAVNSYRFWDPKTTVDQIGHLVTRYGVRNIKFADEMFVLNMRHVHGICDLIIERGYDVNIWAYARVDTVRGDDTVEKLKRAGFNWLCFGIEAGSDRVRTDVDKRFDQDEIYATIARVRAGGINVIGNYIFGLPEDDHETMQATLDMALALNCEFVNLYSAMAYPGSQLYNVAVQNGWPLPEKWSGYSQHSRDTLPLPTKHISGLEVLKFRDHAFNVYFSHPPYLEMVERKFGKATVEHIREMASFPMTRLYSKTASGT encoded by the coding sequence ATGACGGGGAAACCGCTGGACCTGGTGCTGATCGCCCCGGGGGCCCGCCGCCAGATCTATCAGTCGCTCGGGTCGACCCTGAGCGCGATCGAGCCGCCGGTGTGGGCGGGGCTCATGGCCACGTTCGCGCGGAAGCGCGGCTACTCGGTCGAACTCGTCGACAGCCACGCCCTGGATCTCTCTCCCGAGGAGACGGCGCAGCGCGCGGTCGAGATGTCCCCGCGCCTCGTCGCGGTGGTCGCCTACGGGCACCAGCCGTCGGCGTCGACGCAGGTGATGCCGGCGGCGGGCGCGATCTGCGCCGCGGTGAAGCAGGCGGCGCCCGAGCTCAAGGTGCTGCTGGTCGGCGGGCACGTCGCGGCCCTGCCGGAGCGGACCCTTCGTGACGAGGCGGCCGACTTCGTCTGCGGCGGCGAAGGCCCGTACACCCTGGCCGATCTGCTCGAGGCCGTCGGGTCCGCCCATCCCGATTATTCAAAAGTGCGCGGACTGTGGTACCGGGACGGCGGCAAGATCCGGACGACCCAGCCGGCGCCGCTCGTGGGGAATCTCGATCAGGAGATGCCGGGCCTCGCGTGGGACATGCTGCCGATGGACCGGTACCGCGCCCACAACTGGCACTGCTTCGGCGACCTCAAGCGGCAGCCGTACGCCTCGATCTATACGACGCTCGGCTGTCCGTATCACTGTAGTTTCTGCTGCATCCAGGCGCCCTTCAAGACCGGCGAGCAGGCCCTCGGCTACAAGGAGGCCGTGAACAGCTATCGGTTCTGGGATCCGAAGACGACGGTGGACCAGATCGGCCACCTGGTCACCAGGTACGGCGTCCGGAATATCAAGTTCGCCGACGAGATGTTCGTCCTCAACATGCGGCACGTTCACGGCATCTGCGATCTGATCATCGAACGCGGATACGACGTCAACATCTGGGCCTACGCGCGGGTCGACACCGTCCGCGGCGACGATACGGTCGAGAAGCTGAAGCGCGCGGGATTCAACTGGTTGTGCTTCGGCATCGAGGCCGGCAGCGACCGGGTGCGCACGGACGTGGACAAACGGTTCGACCAGGACGAGATCTACGCGACGATCGCGCGCGTGCGGGCCGGCGGCATCAACGTGATCGGCAACTACATCTTCGGGTTGCCCGAGGACGACCACGAGACGATGCAGGCGACGCTCGATATGGCGCTCGCGCTCAACTGCGAGTTCGTCAACCTGTACTCGGCCATGGCCTACCCGGGTTCGCAGCTCTACAACGTCGCGGTCCAGAACGGCTGGCCGCTGCCGGAGAAGTGGTCGGGGTACTCACAGCACTCCCGCGACACACTGCCGCTGCCCACGAAGCACATCTCGGGGCTCGAGGTGCTCAAGTTCCGGGACCACGCCTTCAACGTGTACTTCTCGCATCCGCCGTACCTCGAGATGGTGGAGCGCAAGTTTGGGAAAGCCACGGTGGAGCACATCCGGGAGATGGCCTCGTTCCCGATGACGAGGCTGTACTCGAAGACCGCCTCGGGGACCTGA
- a CDS encoding FkbM family methyltransferase translates to MRGYKWIVASGVDGYWLGTYEPEMGDAVARAVAANGVFFDVGAHAGYYSLLASRLVGANGRVVAFEPDPRSIGYLKQHLQLNDASNVSVVEAAVADVAGAAKFAPEAGGSGGALSPTGTAMVTTVTIDALVDIGALPAPNYLKINAEGAEFRVICGARKVLRTIRPTVFLATHNPAVERQCLSALESLRYAVRPITRDAWLCVPLTAQG, encoded by the coding sequence TTGCGCGGGTACAAATGGATCGTGGCGTCGGGAGTCGACGGCTACTGGCTGGGCACCTACGAGCCGGAGATGGGGGACGCGGTCGCGCGGGCGGTCGCGGCGAACGGCGTCTTCTTCGATGTCGGCGCGCACGCAGGCTACTACTCGCTGCTGGCGTCGCGGCTGGTCGGCGCGAACGGGCGCGTCGTCGCGTTCGAGCCCGACCCCCGCAGCATCGGCTATCTCAAGCAGCACCTCCAGCTGAATGACGCATCGAACGTGTCCGTCGTGGAGGCCGCGGTTGCGGATGTCGCCGGCGCGGCGAAGTTCGCGCCGGAGGCGGGCGGCTCCGGCGGCGCGCTGTCGCCCACGGGGACCGCCATGGTGACGACCGTGACGATCGACGCCCTCGTAGACATCGGCGCCCTGCCGGCCCCCAACTACCTCAAGATCAACGCCGAAGGCGCGGAGTTCCGGGTGATTTGCGGCGCCCGCAAAGTGCTGCGTACGATCCGGCCCACCGTGTTTCTCGCGACCCACAACCCCGCCGTCGAGCGTCAGTGCCTGAGCGCCTTGGAAAGCCTCCGGTACGCGGTCCGGCCGATCACGCGGGACGCGTGGTTGTGCGTCCCGCTGACGGCGCAGGGGTAG
- a CDS encoding transketolase C-terminal domain-containing protein, translating to MERLLTYADAIREATEQEMERDASVILFGLGVDDFKAIFGTTKGLLERFGPDRVSDTPLAEEAMTGVAIGAALAGLRPVHVHARMDYLLVAMNQLVNEAAKLRYMSGGAVKVPIVVRATIGRSWGQGPTHSQGLHALLMHIPGLKVAAPSTPYDAKGLLIESIRDDNPVVFMEHRMLHYQKGHVPAEPYTVPFGKARHLAHGDDVTLVGISYMALECLRAARSLEEAGIRADVIDPVSLSPLDAETIVESVRKTGRLVAVDTSWTMCGATAEIAARVVERLPGRRVQVHRMGYAPVPCPTTKNLQDIYYPSVEQIAHAAYRQVRGEAGAWAPAALEAPEMVAFKGPF from the coding sequence ATGGAACGCCTGTTGACGTACGCTGACGCGATCCGCGAGGCGACGGAACAGGAAATGGAGCGCGACGCCTCCGTCATCCTGTTTGGGCTCGGGGTCGACGACTTCAAGGCGATCTTCGGGACGACGAAAGGACTGCTCGAGCGCTTCGGGCCCGACCGCGTCTCCGACACGCCGCTCGCCGAGGAGGCGATGACCGGCGTCGCGATCGGCGCGGCGCTCGCGGGCCTCCGTCCGGTGCACGTGCACGCGCGCATGGACTACCTGCTCGTCGCGATGAACCAGCTCGTCAACGAAGCGGCCAAACTGCGCTACATGTCGGGGGGCGCGGTGAAGGTGCCGATCGTGGTCCGCGCGACGATCGGGCGCAGCTGGGGGCAGGGGCCGACCCACTCGCAGGGTCTGCACGCGCTGTTGATGCACATCCCGGGCCTGAAAGTCGCGGCGCCCAGCACACCCTACGACGCGAAGGGGCTGTTGATCGAGAGCATCCGCGACGACAACCCGGTCGTCTTCATGGAGCACCGGATGCTTCACTATCAAAAGGGCCACGTGCCGGCCGAGCCCTACACGGTTCCGTTCGGCAAGGCGCGGCATCTCGCGCACGGCGACGACGTGACCCTCGTCGGGATCTCGTACATGGCGCTGGAATGCCTCCGGGCCGCGCGCAGCCTCGAGGAAGCGGGCATCCGCGCCGACGTGATCGATCCGGTGTCGCTGAGCCCGCTCGACGCGGAGACGATCGTGGAATCCGTCCGCAAGACGGGGCGGCTCGTCGCGGTCGATACGTCCTGGACGATGTGCGGGGCGACCGCCGAGATCGCGGCGCGGGTGGTGGAACGGCTGCCGGGGCGGCGGGTGCAGGTGCACCGGATGGGCTACGCGCCCGTGCCGTGCCCGACGACCAAGAACCTTCAGGACATCTACTATCCGTCGGTCGAGCAGATCGCGCACGCCGCGTATCGGCAGGTGCGCGGCGAGGCCGGGGCGTGGGCGCCGGCGGCCCTGGAAGCGCCCGAGATGGTCGCCTTCAAGGGGCCGTTCTAG
- a CDS encoding DegT/DnrJ/EryC1/StrS family aminotransferase, whose amino-acid sequence MSRETARAPKRYMLADHTITRGDLRDLIAWLETDPWLTQGPLVREFEQRWAEWLGVTHAAFVNSGSSADLLMYAALLYSGRLRNTKVVVPAISWATTVMPAIQLGFEPVMCEADWRTFGLDLNHLEDLLKRHDPAAVIVVHVLGVPNEMEALLKLKARYEFALMEDACAATGSRYDGRRVGTFGDLSAFSFYYGHHMSTIEGGMVCTSDEGLHDVLVQTRAHGWAKDLAPEREEAQAHSRGVIEFNRPFTFYHPGFNFRSSDLNAKIGLSQLARLDDVVRRRVENHTAYQARFAQAPGFHCQGCDRAMISSISFAAVAASQDHRERIARALRAANIETRPLGGGNMSRQPYWTDRYGSTVFPVADKIHLAAFQLPNHPLLTVDDVHHICDTVLSVREGAA is encoded by the coding sequence ATGTCTCGCGAGACGGCCCGCGCGCCGAAGCGCTACATGCTCGCCGACCACACGATCACGCGCGGGGACCTGCGCGACCTGATCGCGTGGCTGGAAACCGACCCCTGGCTGACCCAGGGGCCGCTCGTGCGCGAGTTCGAGCAGCGGTGGGCGGAGTGGCTCGGCGTCACGCACGCCGCGTTCGTCAACTCCGGCTCCTCCGCCGACCTGTTGATGTACGCGGCGCTCTTGTACTCCGGGCGGCTGCGCAACACGAAGGTCGTCGTCCCGGCGATCTCGTGGGCGACGACGGTGATGCCGGCGATCCAGCTCGGCTTCGAGCCCGTGATGTGCGAGGCGGACTGGAGGACCTTCGGCCTCGACCTCAACCATCTCGAGGATCTGCTCAAACGGCACGATCCGGCCGCCGTGATCGTCGTACACGTGCTCGGCGTGCCGAACGAGATGGAGGCGCTGCTGAAGCTCAAGGCGCGGTACGAGTTCGCCCTGATGGAAGACGCCTGCGCCGCCACCGGCTCCCGCTACGACGGCCGCCGGGTGGGGACGTTCGGCGATCTCAGCGCGTTCTCGTTCTACTACGGGCACCACATGTCGACGATCGAGGGCGGCATGGTGTGCACGAGCGACGAGGGGCTCCACGACGTGCTGGTGCAGACCCGTGCGCACGGCTGGGCCAAAGACCTCGCGCCCGAGCGGGAGGAGGCACAGGCGCACAGCCGCGGCGTGATCGAGTTCAACCGGCCGTTCACGTTCTATCACCCGGGCTTCAATTTCCGCTCGAGCGATCTCAACGCCAAAATCGGCCTGTCGCAGCTTGCCCGGCTGGACGACGTCGTCCGCCGCCGCGTCGAGAACCACACGGCCTATCAGGCGCGGTTCGCTCAGGCGCCGGGCTTCCACTGCCAGGGGTGCGACCGTGCGATGATCTCCAGCATTTCGTTCGCGGCGGTGGCCGCGTCCCAGGACCACCGCGAGCGCATCGCCCGGGCGCTGCGCGCCGCGAACATCGAAACTCGGCCGCTGGGCGGGGGCAACATGTCGCGGCAGCCCTACTGGACCGACCGGTACGGCAGCACGGTCTTTCCGGTCGCCGACAAGATCCACCTGGCCGCGTTCCAGCTGCCGAACCATCCGCTGCTGACGGTCGACGACGTGCACCACATCTGTGATACGGTGCTGTCCGTGCGGGAGGGCGCGGCATGA